ACTCAACACGTGCAGCAGTTGAAGAAGGTATTGTATCAGGTGGTGGTACTGCACTTCTAAACGTCTATGCAGCAGTTGAAAAAGCAGCTGACGCATTTGATGGCGATGTAGCAACTGGTGTAAAAATCGTACTTCGTGCGTTAGAAGAGCCAGTTCGTCAAATCGCAAACAATGCTGGTCTTGAAGGTTCTATCATTGTAGACCGTTTAAAACGCGAAGAAATCGGTGTTGGTTTCAACGCGGCAACAGGCGAATGGGTAAACATGATGGAAGCAGGCGTAGTAGACCCAGCAAAAGTAACACGTTCAGCACTACAAAACGCAGCTTCTGTAGCAGCTTTATTCTTAACAACAGAAGCGGTTGTAGCAGATATTCCAGAACCAGCAGCACCAGGCATGCCTGATATGGGCGGTATGGGTGGCATGGGCGGCATGATGTAATAAGCCGTCAGCCCCTTGCTAGAAGGGTTTGTAATAGGTGAAATGCTAGGATTTTAACGAAGCCTCTCATAAGTTCATGGAACTTGTGAGAGGCTTCTTTTTTTGTATGTCCATGAAAATAGTTCTGGACAATGATCGTACATAGGAAACAATAAGAAAATCTTAAGAATTGGTGCATGAGTTTGTTAAGATTTAGTTAGTATTATATTTTTATACGAATCCAATAGGAGTGATTACAGGAACCTAAAGAGATGGAGGATTGAATGTAGTTGAACATTTTGATTTGTGATGATGATAAAGAAATTGTAAGGGCAATAAGCGTTTATTTAGAAAATGAGGGATATAAAGTATTTAAAGCGTACAATGGTGTGGAGGCAATTGATCTTATTCAAGAGCAAGTGATTCACCTAATTATTATGGATATTATGATGCCAAAAATGGATGGCATTACGGCGACCATGAAGATTCGGCAAGATAATATGATTCCATTAATTATGCTTTCTGCTAAGTCGGAGGATTATGATAAAATACTCGGATTAAATATTGGTGCAGATGATTATATGGCAAAGCCGTTTAATCCATTAGAACTGGTCGCTCGAGTGAAATCACAGTTAAGAAGGTATACGGCATTTGGCAGTCTGGAAGTAAGTAGCCATATTTTCCAAACGGGTGGTCTTATGATTGATGATGAAAAGAAAGTCATTACGGTTGATAAACAAGCTGTTCATTTGACCCCAGTACAGTATAAAATTTTAAAGCTACTTACAGCCAATACTGGAAGAGTATTTACCATTGAAGAGATTTATGAAAAGGTGTGGAATGAAAGCGCCGTTAACCCAGAAAATACGGTGGCAGTCCATATTCGGAAAATTCGAGAAAAAATTGAAATTAATCCGAAAGAGCCGAAGTATTTAAAAGTTGTGTGGGGAGTTGGGTATAAAGTTGAGAAATATTAGTCATGCACTGATTACAAAAGTGATTGTGTTTCTAATTGCTATCGCTTGTTTAACGGGTACAGCGAAGGCTATTATGGGCATGGAATTAAATCATGTTTATCTTAGTAATATCAATGAAGATAATTACTTTGAAAGTCAAGTATTCGCTGATGAAAGTTATAGTGTTATCAGCTCCTTAGCACAATTAATCGGACAATATAAAAGTGAAGAATATATTTTAAGTGGTAAGGCACTTACAAATGAAGACATAACTGCAATCGAAGAAGAACTATATAATAATTTTCAGTATTCATCCAAGTATAATCCGAATTTGACTGAATTGGAATATAGACGCATATATCAAGAAGAATATGCGGATGAATTGAACAGTAAAAAAGAAGAAAGCATGAGACAACAAGTACGTGTTTTTTATCGTTTACTCAACACTTTAGAAGCATCTGAAGGAATCGTCTATTATGCAAGTGACGGTAAACATATCTTCTCCAATAGTGAACTAAATAAAAAAGAACAATTTACATCATTTGGCGCATATATGCTAGTTGATGATTATCAACAGAAGCTGTATCCAAAAGAAGTAGGGAAAAGTAAGTACGTAGATTATGTTACACAAGAAGTGGAGCAGTTAAATCCACAAACAGACGTTATTTATGTGGCGTTTGAAGAATCTTTCTTACAGCAAAAAATGCAGGAATGGCAAAAAGATAAAGCGATTGCCAAACGTTTACTGAATGAGTTTATGTTCTATCTAGCAGGATTTATTGTATCTTTTGTTTATTTAATAATTGTTATTGGCAGAACGTCATTCAAAGATAAAGAACTGCATTTACATGTTATGGACAAATTATATAATGATTTAAATATTGTAATCGTCGTATGTTTAATCTCTATGTGGATGGCTATGATTATTGAAGTGTTACGCAAGATGAACTTGCTTCTGACGGTGCCTATTTTTATAATTGCTTTGTTACTAGTCTTATCACTCGTAAAGCATATTAAAAATCGAACATTACTGCAGCACACACTTATCTATCAAATTATTAAAAAATGTTTTATTGTGGTGAAAAACATTTTTGATAATGGGAGTACAGCGGTAAAAATTGTGTTACTTGTTATCGGCTATCCTTTAATAGTAGTGGCTACATTTTTTATGTTTCCTATTACACTAGGCGTAGCAGCCTGGTTGGCAATGAAAAAGGTGAAATCGTTTAATCGCATTAAAGAAGGCGTAGAGCAGATTAAAAATGGTGACCTTCATCATCGAATTGAAGTAGATGGAAAAGGGGAGTTTAGCCAACTTGCCATGAATATTAATAGCATTACCGATGGTTTAAAAAAGTCGGTGGATAGTGAAATCAAGAGTGAGCGTTTAAAAACAGAGCTTATTACGAATGTTTCGCACGATATCAGAACGCCATTAACGTCTATTATTACGTATGTCGATTTATTAAGAATCGAAAAAGACCCGGAATTAATTGCTGAATATATTGATGTATTAGATCAAAAATCGAAAAGGCTCAAGCTTTTAACGGACGACTTGTTTGAAGCGGCTAAAGCGTCAAGTGGCAGTATGCCTGTTCAATTAGAACGAATTGATATCGTTTCGTTACTAAAACAAGGCATAGGAGAGATGGATGAGAAAATCGAAGCAGCATCCTTAGATTTTAAGTTAGCCCACCCAACAGAAAAAGTCTATGTGAAGGCTGATGGTAAACTTCTATGGCGCGCCATTGAAAACTTATTTTCGAATATTTTTAAATACGCACTGCCTGCATCTAGAGTATATATTGATGTTGAAGATTTAGGTAATGAACTACAAGTAACATTTAAAAATATTTCAGCGTATGAATTAAATATTTCAGTCGATGAGCTTATGGAACGTTTTACACGCGGAGATGAATCTAGATCGAGTCAAGGTAGCGGATTAGGGTTATCGATAGCTGAAAGCCTTATTCAAATCCAAGATGGAAAGTTCTTCGTTCAAGTAGATGGCGATTTATTTAAGGCGATGATTTACCTACCAAAATTTCAAAATGAATAAAATAGTGAAGGAATAGGATGCATAAAGTGTGTCCTATTCTTTTGCAGTTGTTGTCCAACGACTATTGAAATAATTTTTTCTTGTTCTTGAAATCTTTGACTTCTGCAAATAAGTTCGTTATAATTCGTGATGTATTATAAAATGCGTAAAGGAGGACTATTAAATATGACACTACGATTCCCAACTTTGAACCAATAATTGAATATGGTCAAAGGCTCTGTTTGTGTATGGAGAGTAAACGGAATTAGTCTGTCTTGTTTTAATATACCTCATTTCATATTTGTGAAAATACAATTCCATCATTTTATGAATCTTTCCCATATATCACACTTCGAAATATAGGAACGATTGTTTAATCGATGGAAAAATATGCAATGTTAGAAAGGCGACTTTGTTCAACCTTTCTTTTATTTTTGTCTAATTACACCTTTTTTGATGGTATCAAAAGTAGGTGTTTTATGCCCTATGGCTAACTTCATAAAAATAGGACGGTTTTTTCCCTTTACTTTTGAGATCACAGGCAGATGTTTGTGATCTTTTTGTTTTCTATAGTGGGTATTATGAAAAGCTCTGATGCTAAACAAGGTGGTGAATTCCCCAATGGTATATGAACTAGGAAGGATTGGGTAGGATTTGTTTGGAATATACAAATTTTTAAGCATAGGTTACTTATCATAATGAAATCTATGAAGTATTTTTTAATATGACTATTCGTAAGGAGTAAATAAATGAATCAAAATCAAACGGTGAAATATGAATTCCTATCACAGGACCCCAATGTTAAAACATTACCCATCATGTTGTCGTTAATTATCGGTGCGTTCTTTGCTGTTTTAAACGAAACATTGTTAAACATTGCCTTAACTACATTAATGCATGAATTCCATATTACCTTGCCAACCGTTCAATGGATGGCAACAGGGTTTATGCTTGTCATGGGTATAGTCATTCCAGTCTCTGCATTGATGTTGCAGTGGTTTACAACAAGGCAATTATTTCTTGGTGTGATGGTCACGTTCACAATTGGAACGATTATTTGTGCTATTGCACCTAGTTTTCCAGTTTTATTAGTAGGGCGTTTAATACAAGCGATTGGAACAGGGTTGTTAATGCCCATTATATTTAATGTGTTTCTTTTGTTATATCCACCAGAAAAGCGCGGGAAAGTTATGGGTATTGTAGGTCTAACGTTTACGTTTGCACCGGCAATTGGACCAACTTTATCTGGGGTTATCGTAGAATATTTAGGTTGGCGCTATCTATTTATTATTGTTATTCCTTTTGCCATATTTTCAATTGTTTTTGCCTTTAAGTATTTAACAAATGTTTCGGAAGTTACAAAACCTAAAATTGATTTTCTATCATTGCTTTTTTCAACGATTGGGTTTGGAGCAATTATTTACGGGTTTAGTGCTGCTGGTGAAAAAGGTTTCCTTAGTTCTAGCGTTTATCTGACGATTATCATTGGAGTCATAGGTGTTGTCTTGTTCTCGTTAAGGCAATTTAAGCTGAAAGAGCCTGTTATGGATTTACGGGTATTCAAATATCCAATGTATACACACGCTGTATTTATGTTTGTCATTATTATTATGGCGATGTTTGCATCAGAAATTATATTACCTATATTTATGCAGGGACCATTAGCTTTGACGGCTGCAACAGCGGGGCTCGTATTACTACCAGGGAGTTTACTCAATGGGCTCATGTCGCCAATTATGGGGCAGATGTTCGATAAATTTGGACCACGTGTATTGATGATTCCAGCAACACTTGTTTTAAGTGGTACCGTATTTACTTTGAGCAGGTTAACGGCTGAAACATCGATTTGGATAATTGTAGTATGTTATATTTTATTAATGCTAAGTGTCTCGGCTATTATGATGCCAGCACAGACAAATGGTTTAAACCAACTGCCTAAATCTTTATATCCACATGGAACGGCAGTGATGACTACTTTACAGCCTGTTGTAGGCGCTATTGGTGTTGCTGTTTTTATTAGTATTATGAATGCCAAACAAAATCATTTTTTACAAAAGGCCACAAATCCGAGTGATCCGTCTACAATTAGCCAAGCAATGGTAGCTGGTGTGGAACTTGTTTATCTTATTGCCTTTATTATCACGATAGTAGCGATTATTTTAGCATTTACTGTTTATCGTGCGGTGCCTAAAGAAATAGTTGAAACACACTCTGAAACGAAATCTTAGCATAATATCGGTTGAATACTGCCCAATACTATAGTTAACGTTAAAAATAAAAGCTTCTCATCAGTTGCATCAACTTTTGAGAAGCTTTTTATTTACGCTAATTAAAGAAAAAACGGTAATCTAGCAATCGCTTTTCTAGTTTTTTGTGATGCTGAATTATCGTTTAAAGACAGCTAGTTATTGACCTTCAACCTTTAAAACTTCATATTGGAAACCCCGATAAATGTAATGTTGTTTTTGATACATGTCTCTCGGTGTATCTTCACCATCTGCTACTAAAATAACGGTTTTTTGCTGAAAATTTTGCATTACATATTGCTGAAGTTGAGTACCTATTCCTTTCCGTTGATAAGCCTCTAGTACAAATAAATTATCAATTTCAACTGTCATATCTTCTTCAATTAGCTCTGTAGAACCAACTGGGATGCCTTCATAGTAAGCAAGGAGTTGATGTTTCTTCGAATCGTGAAAACGGTGTTTGAGTAAAGCTTGTTTTTCAGTGGCAAAAGTTTCACCATATCTTAAATCTTCTTTGTACTGCAGTGTTAAAAATGCCTCTAAATTGTCGTCAGTCACCGGTAGAACTTCAACATGCTCATTTACCTTTGCAGGGAAATGGCTAGGTTCAATTGTATATAACTCTAAAAATCCAATATCATAGTTTTCATCCATTAAATAACTGTGAATAGCGCTCGGAATTTTTTCGTTAGACGGGAAAATAAATTTTAAATGTCGCTGATTATGTTGTTGGTGATAGGAGCGTAGTAAATGCTCCATTTTCTTAAATGTCGTTAATGCAGGCATTGTTTTAAATAAAATAAAATTACTATCATAACGGCTCAGCATTTCTGGATAATGCACATGCCGATAAATTTCGTTTTCATAAATGATATGGCCAATTTTTTCTATATGCTCAAAAGTAATATCGTTCATTGTAAATCTCCTTATTATGCATGACTTGAAAAAGGGTAACGATTGAAACTTATTACTATTAGTGTGAATACTATGGCACTTGATAGCAATAGAATTCTAAATGATGCACATCTTCGCTCCAAGGCGATAAGTAACTGCCATCTAAAAAAGACAAAGGGCATCAAGAGAGTGACATCTTGATGCCTTTTGACGTACGCTTCAGCCAAGGAATAGCAGCGGAATGTTTATTAAATTCCTACATTATCGTACTTGTAACAGGCGTTGGCTCAGGGAAATAACCTAATTGAATGCCATAGCCAATCATTGTACGGATAAAGGCTGGATTAGGCTCTGCGCATGTAATATCCGTATGCTTTAAAAAGTCCTGTGTTTTATCACTATTCATTCTAAATGGTGAATCGCTTGGGCCATCACCGTCAAGCTGTGCAATGGCTAATGATAAATAATCTTGTAGTTCTTCTGGATGCTCCGAGTGTAATAGCCAATCTTCATATTCTTTCACCGTAACAATTTCTAACGCATAGCCCATATCTTTGATAGCCTCAACAAAATCGAGATAAAGTAACGGTACCGGGTTACATAGATGGAATATGTGCCCGTTTGATTTTGGCTGACGGGCTAGTGCTACAAGTGCTTGGCTTGCATAATTAATTGGCGTAAAATCGACATGCCAATGAGCTGACGGGGTTTTTCCTAAGTAAAGCATTGATTTTACCAGACGATAAAATGCATTATCTTCTATATTGCGTTGGAATTTCCCTGTCTGTGAATGACATGTTAAATTGCCAACACGATAAATTGAGACAGGAATACTATCATTCACTGCATTTCTAACGAGATTTTCAGCATCTAACTTACTTTGGTTATAGACATTTGAAAGTGCAACATTGTAATCGAAATCACCAAGTGCTTGTTTGTCTCCCCATTGCGTTGCCGCAAGCTCCTCAGGGATACCTATTGTTGAAACATAATGGAAATGTACACCCATTTTACATTTAGCAAGCTCCAGCAAGTATCTAGTGCCTTGCACATTGACATCGTTAAAATGACTTGCTGCTCCGAAATGTCTTACATCTGCACCGCAATGAATTATAGCGTCGATTTTTTCAGTAAGAAGCGCGTGGTCTTTAGCAGATAAATCAAGTTTTGCCTTACTTAAATCGCCTTGGATGACCGTCACTCGTTTTTGCAGCATCGGGATAATAGCATGTCCAAAATAAAATAACATGCTATCTTTTAATTTTTCATCAGGCGTTGTCTGTGCACTTTGTCGAATTAAACAATAAACATGTGCGTTCGTATTCATTAAAAGCTCATATAACACATGACTACCTAAATAACCTGTTGCGCCAGTTAACAGTACCGTTTTCATCGCTAGAGGTGTGACATTGTGAGCAGTAATAAGACGGCTTGGTTCCATTAAATCTTTCCGTACTAAATCAGTTTTTGGCTGGGATACCTCATTTGTTTCAGGCTGATAAGTACTAATATAATAATCTAATTCAGCAATCGTATGGTATTGGAAAAAGTCTTGAATTTTTAAAAATGGAATATGTTTTTTCACTTGTACTAAAATCTCAAGTATTTTTAAAGAATGTCCACCGATATGAAAGAAGTTATCGTGAATGCCGACACGTTCAACATCTAGCACTTGCTCCCAAGCACTGGCTAGTAGCTGCTGTATTGTATTTTCAGGCGCATCATAACGACTTGGTAGCGGTGTTGTTACCTCCAGGGCAGCTAATTGCTTTCGATCAATTTTGCCAGTAGGAGATAATGGCATTTCCTGCACTTCAAGTAAACGTTCAGGCACCATATAGTCTGGTAAAAGATCTGCTAAATAATGTCGAAGTGCTTCCTGTTCCACCTTCATACCACCGAATACCGTGTAATAGGCAAACAAGCTATTATTGCCATCGTCCTTTTTTTTGGCAAGG
This genomic interval from Lysinibacillus sphaericus contains the following:
- a CDS encoding MDR family MFS transporter; protein product: MNQNQTVKYEFLSQDPNVKTLPIMLSLIIGAFFAVLNETLLNIALTTLMHEFHITLPTVQWMATGFMLVMGIVIPVSALMLQWFTTRQLFLGVMVTFTIGTIICAIAPSFPVLLVGRLIQAIGTGLLMPIIFNVFLLLYPPEKRGKVMGIVGLTFTFAPAIGPTLSGVIVEYLGWRYLFIIVIPFAIFSIVFAFKYLTNVSEVTKPKIDFLSLLFSTIGFGAIIYGFSAAGEKGFLSSSVYLTIIIGVIGVVLFSLRQFKLKEPVMDLRVFKYPMYTHAVFMFVIIIMAMFASEIILPIFMQGPLALTAATAGLVLLPGSLLNGLMSPIMGQMFDKFGPRVLMIPATLVLSGTVFTLSRLTAETSIWIIVVCYILLMLSVSAIMMPAQTNGLNQLPKSLYPHGTAVMTTLQPVVGAIGVAVFISIMNAKQNHFLQKATNPSDPSTISQAMVAGVELVYLIAFIITIVAIILAFTVYRAVPKEIVETHSETKS
- a CDS encoding HAMP domain-containing sensor histidine kinase; this encodes MRNISHALITKVIVFLIAIACLTGTAKAIMGMELNHVYLSNINEDNYFESQVFADESYSVISSLAQLIGQYKSEEYILSGKALTNEDITAIEEELYNNFQYSSKYNPNLTELEYRRIYQEEYADELNSKKEESMRQQVRVFYRLLNTLEASEGIVYYASDGKHIFSNSELNKKEQFTSFGAYMLVDDYQQKLYPKEVGKSKYVDYVTQEVEQLNPQTDVIYVAFEESFLQQKMQEWQKDKAIAKRLLNEFMFYLAGFIVSFVYLIIVIGRTSFKDKELHLHVMDKLYNDLNIVIVVCLISMWMAMIIEVLRKMNLLLTVPIFIIALLLVLSLVKHIKNRTLLQHTLIYQIIKKCFIVVKNIFDNGSTAVKIVLLVIGYPLIVVATFFMFPITLGVAAWLAMKKVKSFNRIKEGVEQIKNGDLHHRIEVDGKGEFSQLAMNINSITDGLKKSVDSEIKSERLKTELITNVSHDIRTPLTSIITYVDLLRIEKDPELIAEYIDVLDQKSKRLKLLTDDLFEAAKASSGSMPVQLERIDIVSLLKQGIGEMDEKIEAASLDFKLAHPTEKVYVKADGKLLWRAIENLFSNIFKYALPASRVYIDVEDLGNELQVTFKNISAYELNISVDELMERFTRGDESRSSQGSGLGLSIAESLIQIQDGKFFVQVDGDLFKAMIYLPKFQNE
- a CDS encoding non-ribosomal peptide synthetase family protein — encoded protein: MKLKRDLDLFTAHYQTNTQEQQTLPSNCTQLLTEEDKVLYQVLNQTKAFYAKDQTIPSVFYQSAERFAERIALSFNGGRITYRQLNERSNQVAHMLLDNGLQKGDKVAIVMERSQDTVISLLGVLKAGGIYVPIDPSYPKERCQYLLNDSGAPFILIKEEHTALLTNLLHNDFQCRTVFTLNRMEITFPKDNVYIDLSPADLAYIIYTSGSTGKPKGVMLKHESVINLITDNQRIYQASKNDVFSQFISYSFDPSVTETFTAFFSGARLHMLTSMERISIEAFAEMIAREKVTTATIPNAFFTQLATHLSSDYQYQLSSLKYLSVGGEALMPAVIQKWREKFGTTTAIINVYGPTECTVLSSYYKVPDTIIEHHASIPIGKPIANYEMYIINTYGQLCPANEAGELYIAGAGLAAGYLNQPEKTAEAFVPHLSTKSGKLMYRTGDLARLLPSGVIEFVGRKDSQIKVRGFRIELGEIETVLSNHPNIQEAVILAKKKDDGNNSLFAYYTVFGGMKVEQEALRHYLADLLPDYMVPERLLEVQEMPLSPTGKIDRKQLAALEVTTPLPSRYDAPENTIQQLLASAWEQVLDVERVGIHDNFFHIGGHSLKILEILVQVKKHIPFLKIQDFFQYHTIAELDYYISTYQPETNEVSQPKTDLVRKDLMEPSRLITAHNVTPLAMKTVLLTGATGYLGSHVLYELLMNTNAHVYCLIRQSAQTTPDEKLKDSMLFYFGHAIIPMLQKRVTVIQGDLSKAKLDLSAKDHALLTEKIDAIIHCGADVRHFGAASHFNDVNVQGTRYLLELAKCKMGVHFHYVSTIGIPEELAATQWGDKQALGDFDYNVALSNVYNQSKLDAENLVRNAVNDSIPVSIYRVGNLTCHSQTGKFQRNIEDNAFYRLVKSMLYLGKTPSAHWHVDFTPINYASQALVALARQPKSNGHIFHLCNPVPLLYLDFVEAIKDMGYALEIVTVKEYEDWLLHSEHPEELQDYLSLAIAQLDGDGPSDSPFRMNSDKTQDFLKHTDITCAEPNPAFIRTMIGYGIQLGYFPEPTPVTSTIM
- a CDS encoding response regulator transcription factor, producing MNILICDDDKEIVRAISVYLENEGYKVFKAYNGVEAIDLIQEQVIHLIIMDIMMPKMDGITATMKIRQDNMIPLIMLSAKSEDYDKILGLNIGADDYMAKPFNPLELVARVKSQLRRYTAFGSLEVSSHIFQTGGLMIDDEKKVITVDKQAVHLTPVQYKILKLLTANTGRVFTIEEIYEKVWNESAVNPENTVAVHIRKIREKIEINPKEPKYLKVVWGVGYKVEKY
- a CDS encoding GNAT family N-acetyltransferase; translation: MNDITFEHIEKIGHIIYENEIYRHVHYPEMLSRYDSNFILFKTMPALTTFKKMEHLLRSYHQQHNQRHLKFIFPSNEKIPSAIHSYLMDENYDIGFLELYTIEPSHFPAKVNEHVEVLPVTDDNLEAFLTLQYKEDLRYGETFATEKQALLKHRFHDSKKHQLLAYYEGIPVGSTELIEEDMTVEIDNLFVLEAYQRKGIGTQLQQYVMQNFQQKTVILVADGEDTPRDMYQKQHYIYRGFQYEVLKVEGQ